One part of the Musa acuminata AAA Group cultivar baxijiao chromosome BXJ1-5, Cavendish_Baxijiao_AAA, whole genome shotgun sequence genome encodes these proteins:
- the LOC135672987 gene encoding malate dehydrogenase-like encodes MAKDPVRVLVTGAAGQIGYALVPMIARGVMLGPDQPVILHMLDIPPAAEALNGVKMELVDAAFPLLKGVVATTDAVEACTGVNVAVMVGGFPRKEGMERKDVMSKNVSIYKSQASALEAHAAPNCKVLVVANPANTNALILKEFAPSIPAKNITCLTRLDHNRALGQISERLNIQVSDVKNVIIWGNHSSTQYPDVSHATIKTPSGQKPVRELVSDDDWLKGEFIKTVQQRGAAIIKARKLSSALSAASAACDHIRDWVLGTPEGTWVSMGVYSDGSYNVPAGLIYSFPVTCRAAEWTIVQGLSVDEFSRKKMDATAKELTEEKALAYSCLS; translated from the exons ATGGCGAAGGATCCGGTTCGAGTTCTTGTCACTGGCGCTGCAG GACAAATTGGTTATGCACTTGTACCAATGATTGCTAGGGGAGTGATGCTTGGCCCAGACCAGCCTGTTATCTTGCACATGCTTGACATTCCACCTGCTGCAGAAGCACTCAATGGAGTCAAGATGGAGCTGGTTGATGCAGCATTTCCTCTTCTTAAGG GTGTCGTGGCCACAACTGATGCTGTGGAGGCTTGCACTGGAGTCAATGTAGCTGTTATGGTTGGTGGTTTTCCACGGAAAGAAGGAATGGAGAGAAAGGATGTGATGTCAAAGAATGTTTCCATATACAAGTCTCAAGCTTCTGCCTTAGAAGCACATGCTGCTCCAAATTGCAAA GTGCTGGTTGTCGCTAATCCTGCTAACACTAATGCTCTTATACTGAAAGAGTTTGCTCCATCCATCCCTGCAAAAAACATAACTTGTTTGACAAGGTTGGATCACAACAGGGCACTAGGTCAGATTTCTGAGCGATTAAACATTCAAGTTAGTGATGTCAAGAATGTCATCATCTGGGGAAATCATTCTTCTACTCAGTATCCTGATGTAAGTCATGCAACCATTAAAACTCCAAGTGGACAAAAGCCTGTTCGTGAGCTTGTTTCTGATGATGACTG GCTCAAGGGAGAATTTATCAAGACTGTTCAACAACGTGGTGCTGCAATAATCAAAGCAAGAAAGCTTTCTAGTGCTTTATCTGCTGCCAGTGCTGCTTGTGATCACATACGTGATTGGGTTCTTGGTACCCCTGAG GGAACTTGGGTTTCCATGGGTGTCTACTCGGATGGTTCATATAATGTACCAGCTGGGCTGATTTACTCTTTTCCAGTCACATGCCGTGCTGCCGAGTGGACCATTGTCCAAG GACTTTCTGTTGATGAATTCTCAAGGAAGAAAATGGATGCAACAGCCAAGGAATTAACGGAGGAGAAGGCTCTTGCGTATTCATGCCTGTCTTGA